One genomic segment of Musa acuminata AAA Group cultivar baxijiao chromosome BXJ3-3, Cavendish_Baxijiao_AAA, whole genome shotgun sequence includes these proteins:
- the LOC135584890 gene encoding uncharacterized protein LOC135584890 isoform X3: MAGVLLGHAVRVSARRLRDFLRMGDGVEKSHNDITNVLFCGFHFPASQNYTREYLKGYPFIKVDEVPLDEVPNVIHRYHICVVKNRRFDATVIDKAVQMKLLMQFGVGLEGVDIEAATRCNIKVARIPGSSTGNAASCAEMAIYLILGLLRKQKEMDNAVKLKNLGVPVGETLLGKTVFILGFGAIGVDLAKRLRPFGVKILATKRNWTSVSLPPNASGAPNDEIDHLVDKKGGPENLYEFAGEADIVVTCLALNAATAGIVNGRFLSSMRKGSLLVNIARGGLLDYNAVHQHLQSGHLGGLAIDVAWTEPFDPEDPILKFPNVLITPHVAGVTEYSYRTMAKVVGDCALQLHAGSPLTGVEIVN, encoded by the exons ACTTTTTGAGAATGGGTGATGGAGTGGAGAAGAGTCATAATGACATAACCAATGTGCTATTCTGTGGGTTCCATTTCCCTGCTTCACAGAATTACACACGCGAATATTTGAAGGGCTATCCATTCATTaag GTTGATGAAGTACCTCTTGATGAGGTGCCTAATGTTATTCACAGATACCACATATGTGTGGTAAAAAATCGGCGCTTTGATGCAACGGTTATTGACAAAGCAGTTCAGATGAAGCTTTTAATGCAGTTTGGTGTTGGGCTTGAAG GAGTGGACATTGAGGCAGCTACTAGATGTAATATTAAAGTTGCAAGAATCCCTGGAAGCAGTACTGGAAATGCTGCATCATGTGCAGAAATGGCGATATATTTAATTTTGGGTCTTCTAAGGAAGCAA AAAGAGATGGACAATGCTGTAAAACTGAAAAATTTAGGAGTGCCAGTGGGAGAAACCCTACTTGGGAAAACA GTTTTTATTCTGGGATTTGGAGCTATCGGAGTTGATCTAGCAAAGAGGCTACGACCATTTGGAGTTAAAATTCTTGCAACTAAAAGGAACTGGACTTCAGTGTCACTGCCACCAAATG CCTCAGGTGCACCAAATGACGAAATTGATCACTTGGTTGATAAGAAAGGTGGCCCAGAAAACCTTTATGAATTTGCTGGAGAGGCTGATATAGTTGTTACCTGCTTGGCTTTAAATGCTGCAACA GCTGGTATCGTGAATGGAAGATTCCTCTCGTCAATGAGAAAG GGCTCACTTCTGGTAAATATTGCTCGAGGAGGCTTACTGGATTACAATGCTGTCCATCAGCACCTTCAATCAGGTCATTTGGGTGGCTTAGCTATTGATGTTGCTTGGACAGAGCCATTTGATCCTGAAGATCCAATTCTAAAGTTTCCCAATGTTTTAATCACACCTCATGTTGCTGGTGTTACCGAGTACTCCTACAGAACAATGGCTaag GTTGTGGGTGATTGTGCTCTTCAACTTCATGCTGGAAGTCCACTCACAGGAGTAGAAATTGTGAACTAG
- the LOC135584890 gene encoding uncharacterized protein LOC135584890 isoform X2: MAGVLLGHAVRVSARRLRGFPDLPPRLLHFLRMGDGVEKSHNDITNVLFCGFHFPASQNYTREYLKGYPFIKVDEVPLDEVPNVIHRYHICVVKNRRFDATVIDKAVQMKLLMQFGVGLEGVDIEAATRCNIKVARIPGSSTGNAASCAEMAIYLILGLLRKQKEMDNAVKLKNLGVPVGETLLGKTVFILGFGAIGVDLAKRLRPFGVKILATKRNWTSVSLPPNASGAPNDEIDHLVDKKGGPENLYEFAGEADIVVTCLALNAATAGIVNGRFLSSMRKGSLLVNIARGGLLDYNAVHQHLQSGHLGGLAIDVAWTEPFDPEDPILKFPNVLITPHVAGVTEYSYRTMAKVVGDCALQLHAGSPLTGVEIVN, translated from the exons ACTTTTTGAGAATGGGTGATGGAGTGGAGAAGAGTCATAATGACATAACCAATGTGCTATTCTGTGGGTTCCATTTCCCTGCTTCACAGAATTACACACGCGAATATTTGAAGGGCTATCCATTCATTaag GTTGATGAAGTACCTCTTGATGAGGTGCCTAATGTTATTCACAGATACCACATATGTGTGGTAAAAAATCGGCGCTTTGATGCAACGGTTATTGACAAAGCAGTTCAGATGAAGCTTTTAATGCAGTTTGGTGTTGGGCTTGAAG GAGTGGACATTGAGGCAGCTACTAGATGTAATATTAAAGTTGCAAGAATCCCTGGAAGCAGTACTGGAAATGCTGCATCATGTGCAGAAATGGCGATATATTTAATTTTGGGTCTTCTAAGGAAGCAA AAAGAGATGGACAATGCTGTAAAACTGAAAAATTTAGGAGTGCCAGTGGGAGAAACCCTACTTGGGAAAACA GTTTTTATTCTGGGATTTGGAGCTATCGGAGTTGATCTAGCAAAGAGGCTACGACCATTTGGAGTTAAAATTCTTGCAACTAAAAGGAACTGGACTTCAGTGTCACTGCCACCAAATG CCTCAGGTGCACCAAATGACGAAATTGATCACTTGGTTGATAAGAAAGGTGGCCCAGAAAACCTTTATGAATTTGCTGGAGAGGCTGATATAGTTGTTACCTGCTTGGCTTTAAATGCTGCAACA GCTGGTATCGTGAATGGAAGATTCCTCTCGTCAATGAGAAAG GGCTCACTTCTGGTAAATATTGCTCGAGGAGGCTTACTGGATTACAATGCTGTCCATCAGCACCTTCAATCAGGTCATTTGGGTGGCTTAGCTATTGATGTTGCTTGGACAGAGCCATTTGATCCTGAAGATCCAATTCTAAAGTTTCCCAATGTTTTAATCACACCTCATGTTGCTGGTGTTACCGAGTACTCCTACAGAACAATGGCTaag GTTGTGGGTGATTGTGCTCTTCAACTTCATGCTGGAAGTCCACTCACAGGAGTAGAAATTGTGAACTAG
- the LOC135584890 gene encoding uncharacterized protein LOC135584890 isoform X1, translating to MAGVLLGHAVRVSARRLRGFPDLPPRLLRSADFLRMGDGVEKSHNDITNVLFCGFHFPASQNYTREYLKGYPFIKVDEVPLDEVPNVIHRYHICVVKNRRFDATVIDKAVQMKLLMQFGVGLEGVDIEAATRCNIKVARIPGSSTGNAASCAEMAIYLILGLLRKQKEMDNAVKLKNLGVPVGETLLGKTVFILGFGAIGVDLAKRLRPFGVKILATKRNWTSVSLPPNASGAPNDEIDHLVDKKGGPENLYEFAGEADIVVTCLALNAATAGIVNGRFLSSMRKGSLLVNIARGGLLDYNAVHQHLQSGHLGGLAIDVAWTEPFDPEDPILKFPNVLITPHVAGVTEYSYRTMAKVVGDCALQLHAGSPLTGVEIVN from the exons TGCAGACTTTTTGAGAATGGGTGATGGAGTGGAGAAGAGTCATAATGACATAACCAATGTGCTATTCTGTGGGTTCCATTTCCCTGCTTCACAGAATTACACACGCGAATATTTGAAGGGCTATCCATTCATTaag GTTGATGAAGTACCTCTTGATGAGGTGCCTAATGTTATTCACAGATACCACATATGTGTGGTAAAAAATCGGCGCTTTGATGCAACGGTTATTGACAAAGCAGTTCAGATGAAGCTTTTAATGCAGTTTGGTGTTGGGCTTGAAG GAGTGGACATTGAGGCAGCTACTAGATGTAATATTAAAGTTGCAAGAATCCCTGGAAGCAGTACTGGAAATGCTGCATCATGTGCAGAAATGGCGATATATTTAATTTTGGGTCTTCTAAGGAAGCAA AAAGAGATGGACAATGCTGTAAAACTGAAAAATTTAGGAGTGCCAGTGGGAGAAACCCTACTTGGGAAAACA GTTTTTATTCTGGGATTTGGAGCTATCGGAGTTGATCTAGCAAAGAGGCTACGACCATTTGGAGTTAAAATTCTTGCAACTAAAAGGAACTGGACTTCAGTGTCACTGCCACCAAATG CCTCAGGTGCACCAAATGACGAAATTGATCACTTGGTTGATAAGAAAGGTGGCCCAGAAAACCTTTATGAATTTGCTGGAGAGGCTGATATAGTTGTTACCTGCTTGGCTTTAAATGCTGCAACA GCTGGTATCGTGAATGGAAGATTCCTCTCGTCAATGAGAAAG GGCTCACTTCTGGTAAATATTGCTCGAGGAGGCTTACTGGATTACAATGCTGTCCATCAGCACCTTCAATCAGGTCATTTGGGTGGCTTAGCTATTGATGTTGCTTGGACAGAGCCATTTGATCCTGAAGATCCAATTCTAAAGTTTCCCAATGTTTTAATCACACCTCATGTTGCTGGTGTTACCGAGTACTCCTACAGAACAATGGCTaag GTTGTGGGTGATTGTGCTCTTCAACTTCATGCTGGAAGTCCACTCACAGGAGTAGAAATTGTGAACTAG
- the LOC135584890 gene encoding uncharacterized protein LOC135584890 isoform X4, which translates to MGDGVEKSHNDITNVLFCGFHFPASQNYTREYLKGYPFIKVDEVPLDEVPNVIHRYHICVVKNRRFDATVIDKAVQMKLLMQFGVGLEGVDIEAATRCNIKVARIPGSSTGNAASCAEMAIYLILGLLRKQKEMDNAVKLKNLGVPVGETLLGKTVFILGFGAIGVDLAKRLRPFGVKILATKRNWTSVSLPPNASGAPNDEIDHLVDKKGGPENLYEFAGEADIVVTCLALNAATAGIVNGRFLSSMRKGSLLVNIARGGLLDYNAVHQHLQSGHLGGLAIDVAWTEPFDPEDPILKFPNVLITPHVAGVTEYSYRTMAKVVGDCALQLHAGSPLTGVEIVN; encoded by the exons ATGGGTGATGGAGTGGAGAAGAGTCATAATGACATAACCAATGTGCTATTCTGTGGGTTCCATTTCCCTGCTTCACAGAATTACACACGCGAATATTTGAAGGGCTATCCATTCATTaag GTTGATGAAGTACCTCTTGATGAGGTGCCTAATGTTATTCACAGATACCACATATGTGTGGTAAAAAATCGGCGCTTTGATGCAACGGTTATTGACAAAGCAGTTCAGATGAAGCTTTTAATGCAGTTTGGTGTTGGGCTTGAAG GAGTGGACATTGAGGCAGCTACTAGATGTAATATTAAAGTTGCAAGAATCCCTGGAAGCAGTACTGGAAATGCTGCATCATGTGCAGAAATGGCGATATATTTAATTTTGGGTCTTCTAAGGAAGCAA AAAGAGATGGACAATGCTGTAAAACTGAAAAATTTAGGAGTGCCAGTGGGAGAAACCCTACTTGGGAAAACA GTTTTTATTCTGGGATTTGGAGCTATCGGAGTTGATCTAGCAAAGAGGCTACGACCATTTGGAGTTAAAATTCTTGCAACTAAAAGGAACTGGACTTCAGTGTCACTGCCACCAAATG CCTCAGGTGCACCAAATGACGAAATTGATCACTTGGTTGATAAGAAAGGTGGCCCAGAAAACCTTTATGAATTTGCTGGAGAGGCTGATATAGTTGTTACCTGCTTGGCTTTAAATGCTGCAACA GCTGGTATCGTGAATGGAAGATTCCTCTCGTCAATGAGAAAG GGCTCACTTCTGGTAAATATTGCTCGAGGAGGCTTACTGGATTACAATGCTGTCCATCAGCACCTTCAATCAGGTCATTTGGGTGGCTTAGCTATTGATGTTGCTTGGACAGAGCCATTTGATCCTGAAGATCCAATTCTAAAGTTTCCCAATGTTTTAATCACACCTCATGTTGCTGGTGTTACCGAGTACTCCTACAGAACAATGGCTaag GTTGTGGGTGATTGTGCTCTTCAACTTCATGCTGGAAGTCCACTCACAGGAGTAGAAATTGTGAACTAG